A genomic stretch from Chiloscyllium plagiosum isolate BGI_BamShark_2017 chromosome 2, ASM401019v2, whole genome shotgun sequence includes:
- the LOC122563480 gene encoding leucine-rich repeat-containing protein 19-like isoform X2, producing MNNKISLTLHDIQILSNLTQLKELYLGYNLICNLISGAFNNFKNLAILELHNNCLTHVDRDVLQPLNLSCLTLYGNQWNCSCGFLGFQRWLNESQVHLGNANITTCEAPEDMQFHTIEEAFIKRNGCFSVSSLTSSPDNSNVKSTLDTIFSEKMQSAAMRIPTVAGQNNTMNQTNGSDQSKFGKSWKLVVGVMATSIGISSILILFAKFIKWYNCFFAYHHHRLQEEPDFYLENTSPETTYNVPQTSKEAKSNEQQTEAKSIPHNVSDDDGYIEDGYIDSIGFTSCEQ from the exons ATGAACAACAAGATTTCTTTAACTCTTCATGATATTCaaattctttcaaatttaacCCAGCTTAAAGAACTGTATCTTGGATACAATCTCATCTGCAATTTAATTTCAGGAgcgttcaataattttaaaaacttggcTATACTGGAACTACACAATAACTGCCTCACGCATGTTGACAGGGATGTTCTGCAACCTCTGAATTTATCATGTTTAACTCTATATGGAAATCAATGGAACTGTAGTTGTGGCTTTCTTGGTTTCCAGAGGTGGCTTAATGAGTCACAAGTACACTTAG GTAATGCGAACATCACAACATGTGAAGCCCCTGAAGATATGCAATTCCACACTATTGAAGAAGCTTTTATAAAGAGGAATGGATGTTTTTCAGTTTCCAGCTTAACATCATCTCCAGATAACTCAAATGTCAAAAGTACATTAGACACAATCTTTTCGGAAAAGATGCAGAGTGCAGCAATGCGAATTCCAACTGTGGCTGGACAAAATAACACCATGAATCAAACAAATGGCTCAG aTCAATCCAAATTTGGGAAATCCTGGAAATTAGTGGTTGGTGTTATGGCAACATCAATTGGTATATCTTCGATACTCATCCTCTTTGCAAAATTCATCAAATGGTACAATTGCTTCTTTGCCTATCATCATCATCGACTGCAGGAAGAACCAGATTTTTATTTGGAAAATACATCTCCAGAGACAACTTATAATGTCCCACAGACATCAAAAGAAGCTAAAAGCAATGAACAACAAACTGAAGCAAAGTCCATTCCTCACAATGTTTCTGATGATGACGGATATATTGAAGATGGATATATAGATTCTATAGGATTCACCAGTTGTGAGCAATAA
- the LOC122563480 gene encoding leucine-rich repeat-containing protein 19-like isoform X1: MTTHWFELWTGNVILTTAAIALSPCNFSDTTCDYSGKNLSSIPHDLPANTTKLNLMNNKISLTLHDIQILSNLTQLKELYLGYNLICNLISGAFNNFKNLAILELHNNCLTHVDRDVLQPLNLSCLTLYGNQWNCSCGFLGFQRWLNESQVHLGNANITTCEAPEDMQFHTIEEAFIKRNGCFSVSSLTSSPDNSNVKSTLDTIFSEKMQSAAMRIPTVAGQNNTMNQTNGSDQSKFGKSWKLVVGVMATSIGISSILILFAKFIKWYNCFFAYHHHRLQEEPDFYLENTSPETTYNVPQTSKEAKSNEQQTEAKSIPHNVSDDDGYIEDGYIDSIGFTSCEQ, encoded by the exons ATGACAACACATTGGTTTGAACtttggactggaaatgttattttAACAACAGCTGCAATAGCTTTATCTCCATGTAATTTCAGTGACACAACA TGTGATTACAGTGGAAAGAATTTGTCATCGATTCCGCATGATCTGCCTGCAAACACAACAAAGCTGAATCTAATGAACAACAAGATTTCTTTAACTCTTCATGATATTCaaattctttcaaatttaacCCAGCTTAAAGAACTGTATCTTGGATACAATCTCATCTGCAATTTAATTTCAGGAgcgttcaataattttaaaaacttggcTATACTGGAACTACACAATAACTGCCTCACGCATGTTGACAGGGATGTTCTGCAACCTCTGAATTTATCATGTTTAACTCTATATGGAAATCAATGGAACTGTAGTTGTGGCTTTCTTGGTTTCCAGAGGTGGCTTAATGAGTCACAAGTACACTTAG GTAATGCGAACATCACAACATGTGAAGCCCCTGAAGATATGCAATTCCACACTATTGAAGAAGCTTTTATAAAGAGGAATGGATGTTTTTCAGTTTCCAGCTTAACATCATCTCCAGATAACTCAAATGTCAAAAGTACATTAGACACAATCTTTTCGGAAAAGATGCAGAGTGCAGCAATGCGAATTCCAACTGTGGCTGGACAAAATAACACCATGAATCAAACAAATGGCTCAG aTCAATCCAAATTTGGGAAATCCTGGAAATTAGTGGTTGGTGTTATGGCAACATCAATTGGTATATCTTCGATACTCATCCTCTTTGCAAAATTCATCAAATGGTACAATTGCTTCTTTGCCTATCATCATCATCGACTGCAGGAAGAACCAGATTTTTATTTGGAAAATACATCTCCAGAGACAACTTATAATGTCCCACAGACATCAAAAGAAGCTAAAAGCAATGAACAACAAACTGAAGCAAAGTCCATTCCTCACAATGTTTCTGATGATGACGGATATATTGAAGATGGATATATAGATTCTATAGGATTCACCAGTTGTGAGCAATAA